GTCGAGGGGGCCGTTGATCAACCCGCTGGAGAAGCTGATTTGCTGGTAGATATCGAGGTGGGTGCGGTAGAGTCGGACGCCGAAGCGTTGCGCCTGCTCGCCGGCGGTGATCAGCTCGCCGGGGGCGGCCTTCTGGCCGTAATCGACCCACAGGGCGGCGGCCAGATCACCGCGGCGGTGGAGTTCGGCGGCGGCGCCGTAGGAATCGAGCCCGCCGGAGAGCATCATCAGGGTCTGTGGCGTTTTCAACTCGGTTTCTCCTCGTCACCTGTGGGTCCGGGCGGTGGAGCGGGTCCTTTCAATCGAACAGGCGGTGCGGATCGGCCTGGGGTCGCCAGGTGGCGAAGGCCCGGGCCGATTCGTGAACCCGGACCTCGTAGATCCTTACCGGGGGTTCACGCCCGGCCAGGGCGGCGTCCAGCTCCTCAGCCAGGTGGCGGGCCAGGTTTTCGCTGGTCGGATTGCACTCGTCGAAGGGCGGAACCTCATTGAGCATCCGGTGGTCGAAGCGTTCCAACAGTCGGCGCAGCTCGGCTTTCAGCTCGCCGAAATCCAGGGCCAGACCGCGGTGGTCGAGCTCCCGGGCGGCCGCGGTGGCCTCGACGAGCCAGTTGTGACCGTGCAGCCGCTCGCAGGAACCACCGTACTCGCGCAGGGCGTGAGCGGCGGCGAAATCCGCTTTCACGGTTAACAGGTAC
This sequence is a window from Candidatus Coatesbacteria bacterium. Protein-coding genes within it:
- the queD gene encoding 6-carboxytetrahydropterin synthase QueD, with product MYLLTVKADFAAAHALREYGGSCERLHGHNWLVEATAAARELDHRGLALDFGELKAELRRLLERFDHRMLNEVPPFDECNPTSENLARHLAEELDAALAGREPPVRIYEVRVHESARAFATWRPQADPHRLFD